In Marmota flaviventris isolate mMarFla1 chromosome 19, mMarFla1.hap1, whole genome shotgun sequence, the DNA window AGTGGTCATTTCCCACAACAGTAAGATGGACCAGTGTCTCTGAGTGGAGGCGATTTTCCTTTGACTCGTCCTGTCCCTTCCGGCCACCAGGGGGCGCCCCTGCCCCTCCCGCGGAACCGCCCCCTCACCTGTGCAGGTTGTGCACCTGGCGCCGCCTCCGGAAGAGGGGACGCGGAGACCTCGGAGATAGCCCGGGCGGCGACTGGTGAGAGCCTAGGGGGCGCCGAGGGCGGGGCCCTCCGGGCTTCGGGCGGGAGTGGGCAGGACCAGGTCGCTGGGAGGGGTACCGGGGCAGCCGGGCGGTCGCCTGGCTCCTCCGGGAAGTGGGGACACTGGCAGGAAGGAAGGTGGTGGCCGGGTTTCGaatgcctggggctggggtcaggGAGATCCTCTATGCGATCCTGGTGCAGCTGGACTGGGACTACCGCGACACCTGGGCTCCGCGGGCAGGGCTGAGCTGGGACACCCGCAAGGGAAGGGAGGACAGGTGCGCGTGTACGCGCGCTCCGGTGTGTCTAGGGGGCGGGACCCTCGAGAGAGCTTGAGCAGGTAACCCGTGTGACCTGAGCCCCTGGACCCTGGGCCCCTGGAGGCCATCGGGGATCGCAGGGCTCGTGTCCCCAGGGGCGGGCCGAGAAGTAAACAGAAACCCGGAGTGGCGGCGGCTGCGCGCTGGCCGGCACAACCTGTTACCTCGCCCTGCCCTGGGCCTGACGCCAGGGCCCTGGGAACCCGGGGGTCTGGACGTGAGCGTTCTTGAATCCAGAGTGGTGGGGGCAGGACCTGCTTGGTCTTGCAAAAATCGGAGGACTGTGTTGGGAATCCAGGAGAGTGGACGCTAAGGGTGGGGACTCCAGGTCTGCAGGGGTCCAGAACAGACCCCTGGGTCCTGAGATAATAGAAGAAGGCCTAGGGAGGGCAGTGAGGGGGGAGCTGGGCTTCTGCCAGGGGAGGGTACTGGGTTCCTAGGGCAAAGGTGTCAGGACACCGAAGTCCTCAAAGGTGAGGGGAGGGTCCTGCATCCTTGAGAGAAGTTGGATTCAACCCTCAGAGTCCTTAGGAAGCTGGGTTTGGGAAATTTTGCCCCATAGTGAGGGGCTGGGAGCCACAGCAGGTTGTGAGAAGGAAGCAGGGACTGTCAGGGGGTGGTCTGTGGTTCCAGAGTACTGAGAAGAGGCTTCCTGGGACAAAAGCCGAAGGCAAGgaagttcatttctgctttctgcctcagtctaccCACTCTACCCTGGGGACATTAACGGAGCTGGGTGGCCAAAACACAGATCATTAACCCTTGGTGGCCCAGGGAGGGTGAGGTTGCAGGACTGGGATGGGGGGTATTGGCCAGCAGGGGGCAAGCCTGAAGGGCTGCGAGGTGGTATGTCATGCAGCCATCTGTCCCCACAGATGCTGCAGATGTCATGAGCTCCCCAGATGGGCCACGCTTCCGGTCAGGGCTGCTCTCCGGGGCTGCCTCCCCCAGTGGCGAGGATGGCTTCTTCCCTTTTGTGCTGGAGCGAAGAGACTCATTCCTGGGAGGGGGCCCAGGGCCTGAGGAGCCTGAGGACCTGGCCTTGCAGCTGCAGCAGAAGGAGAAAGACCTGTTGCTGGCGGCAGAACTGGGCAAGATGCTTCTGGAGCGCAACGAGGAGCTACGGAGGCAGCTGGAGACGCTGAGTGCCCAACACGCTGAGCATGAGGAAGTGAGCTGGCTGCAGGGCCTGGGCGAAGGGCAGGTGGAAAACAGGCAGGCCTGGGGTGGACCAGAGAAGGAGACCAcacaaggagaggagagaagagcatGGGGCAGATGGGTGGCAGGGGGAGAACAGGTGCGCAGGAGGATGCCTCTGAACAGTTCAGGGATGGCCTGTTGTTCTGGCAATGTTGCCCAGTGGTTAAGAACAAAAATTCTAGGTTggagtagagcatttgcctagtacgCGTGAGACCCTGGTTTGCATCCCAAGCAtcaaaaaactaactaaataaataaaagacttttgAGGACAAGTCAAGATCTAGGCCACAGACCCCTATGGCCCTCTGGCTTCTCACCTAACAGGTGCTGAGAGCCACTCCCTGCCTTCACCTGGCCAAGTCCCCTCCAAGCATCATCTCAGTTAATTTTTGCCCAGCCTCATGAAGTGGGAACAGTTCTTCCCTCTGCCCAGGCTGGGGCTCACATCTGGACCCCTAAGCTTCCTTGTGTACTTGCATTGTTGGCCCAATCCCCACTCTGAGCTGACCTGGGCAGTCATTTGCCCTGCACCTCTCCCACCAAGCTAACCTAATAACATCTCAACGTGACACTTGGTTCCCCATAGGCATGCACTGTCCCCCGCATCTGCAAACCCCATTGAATCCTATACACTAGCTTCCAAATCTGTCCCACTTTTCACTTCTGCAGCCTCTACATTGATGGCAGCCCCGGGCATTGCTTCTGCTCAAGGCACTTCAGTGTCCTATCACTGACTCCTCTTGCCTCCTGGAACCCATTCCCAAGGAGCAGCCAGTGAACTTCAAACACTGCAAATCAGATCATTTCTCTCCTGGCTCAGAATCTCCCCATAGCTCCCCATCACACTTAAGATGAAACTGAAACTCTTGCCACAGCCTAAGAGTCCCTCAAGTCCACTGGCCTCCCTGACCTGTTGGCTTTGCCATCCTTCCCACCCACTTCTCTTTTTCAATTCTCAGAGTGACTGCAGCTTGCCCCTTCAGGGCCCTTGTCTTGCTGTTTCACAGCCCTCCTCCTGGTTGACTGCAGGAGTCAACCCAATCAATGTCTCCTTGAcagcttcccccccaccccccccacccccgttgtTCTTCATCACTTTGCAGGTTTCTTCACAGCCCTTACTGTCTCTCAGATTACCTGGCTCAAGTCTGTATCCATTTGCCTGTGGCCCTCTGGACACTAAGCTGCTTGAGGCAGTGGACTTGGTGGTCTATCGACTTAGAGACCCCAGAACAGGAACTCAGGAAATATTGGATGGAGAGATGGAGAATGGATGGTGGatgatggagggagggagggatgaaacATGGACACATTAAAGAGACTTGTCCCGACCACatggtggcagcagcagggccAGGACAATGGGATCCTAACCTGCCAGCTTCATCCTTCAGGAGGGCTGCCCCCACAGTATTTGGTTAAGACATTGCTGCCTGTTGGCACCCCTGCTCCACTAACTGTGTCCTTGGGCGAGGCATTCAGCCCCCCTGAGTCTGTTAAGCATTCTCTAGTGGATTGAATACCTGGTAAGCTCTGACAGGCAGCTGGCAGGAATACTTGCTAATAGTTGTAACAACCATGGTTACTGTCACCTGGCCCAGGCTTTTGTGCCTTGAGGACCTAGAGAGAGTAGCCCTCCAACTTGTCTGTCTCCTCATGCTGGGCACCTGGGTGTGCCAAGCGCGTCCCCCCGCTGGTCCAACAGGTTTTGGGGAGGGCAGGCAGAGGCGTGGGGCCAGGGCGGGGCTGACCAGAGTTAATTAGAGGGAActgggggagaggggctgggcagAGACTGGGCCTGCAAAGCCCCCAGGACACTGCAGCTGTGTGAGGCCATGGGCCGGGGCTTAAATTCAGCCAGAATCAGGCGCCAAAAACGGCGCTTGCGACCTCGGGTCCGGAAGCTCAGGCAGCAGCCGGAGGTGAGTGGCCATTGGGGAGCTCCACGCCCCCAGCCAGCATCACCATCCTGCCTGGCCgccccttctctctcttgctttcctcTGCTGCCTTCTGATTCTCTGGGCTGTGCTGTGTCGTGCTTTCTCCCTGACTCTCCTCTCTAGCTTTCAGGTCTCACTCAGTGTGCCAAGAGCATCCCCCTCCTGGCCAGCTGGTCTCTGGTTGTCTGTCCCTCCATCCCCATCTCTGGGTCTGCTCCAATCCTATGTCTCCTTCTGTGTCTGACCCTCTGCCTGGTCCCACAGCGGCTGCAGCAAGAGAACCATGAGCTCCGCAGGGGCCTGGCAGCCCGGGGCGCTGAGTGGGAGGCCAGGGCTGTGGAGCTGGAGGGGGACTTGGAGGCGCTGAGGGCCCAGCTGGGAGAGCAGCGCTCAGAGCAACAGGACAGCGGCCGCCAGCGCGCACAGGCGCTCAGTGAGCTCAGTGAGCAGAACCTCCGGCTCAGCCAGCAGCTGGCCCAGGTGGGACTGCCTTGATCCCTGGGCATGGGTGGTGTGGGGCCAGCGGGAATCAGCTTGAGCCCGCTAAgggctcccctgccctctcccccaCCCAGGCCTCCCAGACTGAGCAGGAGCTCCAGAGAGAACTAGACGCCCTTCGGGGTCAGTGCCAGGCTCAGGCCCTGGCTGGGGCAGAGCTAAGAACACGGCTAGAGAGTCTGCAGGGGGAGGTGAGtgcctgctggggctgggggttaAGGGTTGGGGGTCAGCTTGAACCAGAAAGACTGGGCTGGGGGCTCCATGGGGCTGGCCCActcttcccaccccaccctgaGACCTTCCCCCAGAACCAGATGCTGCAGAGCCGCCGGCAGGACCTGGAGGCACAGATCCGAAGCCTGCGTGAGGAGGTGGACAAGGGCCAGGGCAGACTGCAGACTACTCATGAGGAGTTGCTGCTGCTAAGGCGGGAGAAGAAGGAGCACAGCCTGGAGGTGAactatgggggaggggggaagctGGGTCCTTAGCAATAGCCTCAGGGCTTTCTGGGAGATGTGGCCCTTGATCACTGGAAACCCAGCACCTGGGTCACAAAAACGTGGGCATGAGCCTGGGGCAAGTGGGAGCCACAGTGGGCTGTtgaggggggggtgggggtggtgggggggtggggggggtggggggggtggtggtgtgCTCTCAATGCATCAGAGCCTGGTGGCTGGGAGACTTGGGAGAGGGCTAAGACCAGGATTCAGGCCAGAAATGCCTGGTCTAGACTATCCACATCTGGAGTGGTAGTGAtggagaaaaggaacaaaaaagagaAGGACCTCTGATATTTGAGACCTCAGA includes these proteins:
- the Bicdl2 gene encoding BICD family-like cargo adapter 2, encoding MSSPDGPRFRSGLLSGAASPSGEDGFFPFVLERRDSFLGGGPGPEEPEDLALQLQQKEKDLLLAAELGKMLLERNEELRRQLETLSAQHAEHEERLQQENHELRRGLAARGAEWEARAVELEGDLEALRAQLGEQRSEQQDSGRQRAQALSELSEQNLRLSQQLAQASQTEQELQRELDALRGQCQAQALAGAELRTRLESLQGENQMLQSRRQDLEAQIRSLREEVDKGQGRLQTTHEELLLLRREKKEHSLELERARFEAGEVLSALRRLQRRVLELEEESRLQDANVSSASLQSELAHSLEGDQYEDQDTSVCGDTQITPSLETQEASRPPSSPQEESLEPPKKRAPLSPVEILEEKEEEVARLKDEITLQREELQTLREELQRQKELRAEDNPAEALSCALLDRDEAVNKAVELSLELSRVSLERDSLSRELLRTIRQKVALTQELEAWQDDMQVVIGQQLRSQRQNELSAAASTPRRSTARFSLRLGPGPAGGFLSNLFRRT